One stretch of Deinococcus ficus DNA includes these proteins:
- a CDS encoding polysaccharide deacetylase family protein, whose amino-acid sequence MGLNKPSKGVGTLDTGWWQLPRGMRLDSGPVLSLQMDDGYLSQEEDAALVAEYGGTCTIYVSSGRRADHPTNPNPSYMPATKWPELEKLGVEIGGHTVDHLYRVTGGYTYAQHVQDARDNYRAMRAAGVRYPFGHAYPFGERDAAVTRATRRFFQYGRTSINSFSISKANILHEGNRRKFEPPGIPLDTLFKEGAAGGPLTRLREAQMLDAVRGGYGISAYWHARTDVADGIDKRPGLLRTLQFARLIGLPVRSLASVVRSYNLAYGVLEHNFETGWEMAYSGGATASNYALSIVDDNTSYGGISHAKITIANVTHGMMGTLRPVNGRLIAVEPGRTYRLGVRYRTAGGAAIATTWAGGGLKLGAYTYGPDQNTPVVTTYGTRTLTGAAAFENGLLEWDFTIPAGAGWLRPFVFLECITAPATIEVSFLEVVEVGVEDLTREA is encoded by the coding sequence ATGGGGCTAAATAAACCCAGCAAGGGCGTCGGCACCCTGGACACGGGCTGGTGGCAACTGCCGCGTGGTATGCGCCTGGACAGCGGCCCGGTGCTGAGCCTGCAAATGGACGACGGGTACCTGAGCCAGGAGGAGGACGCGGCCCTGGTCGCCGAGTACGGCGGCACCTGCACCATCTACGTCAGCAGTGGGCGCAGGGCCGACCACCCCACCAACCCCAACCCCAGTTACATGCCCGCCACGAAATGGCCGGAGTTGGAAAAACTCGGCGTGGAGATCGGCGGTCACACCGTGGACCACCTGTACCGCGTGACGGGCGGGTACACCTACGCCCAGCATGTTCAGGATGCCCGCGACAATTACCGCGCCATGCGTGCTGCCGGAGTGCGGTATCCGTTCGGTCACGCCTACCCGTTCGGTGAGCGTGACGCGGCAGTCACCCGCGCCACCCGTCGGTTTTTCCAGTACGGGCGCACCAGCATCAACAGTTTCAGCATCTCGAAAGCCAACATCCTGCACGAGGGCAACCGCCGGAAGTTCGAGCCGCCCGGCATTCCGCTGGACACCCTGTTCAAGGAAGGCGCGGCGGGCGGGCCGCTGACCCGACTCCGGGAGGCGCAGATGCTGGACGCCGTGCGCGGCGGGTACGGGATCAGCGCGTACTGGCACGCCCGGACGGACGTTGCCGACGGCATTGATAAACGCCCCGGACTGCTCCGCACGCTGCAATTCGCGCGGCTGATCGGGTTGCCCGTGCGGTCCCTGGCGAGCGTGGTGCGGAGCTACAACCTCGCGTATGGCGTGCTGGAGCATAATTTCGAGACGGGCTGGGAGATGGCCTACAGCGGCGGCGCGACGGCCAGCAACTACGCCCTGAGCATCGTGGACGACAACACCAGTTACGGCGGCATCAGCCACGCGAAAATCACGATTGCCAATGTCACGCACGGGATGATGGGCACGCTCCGCCCGGTCAACGGACGGCTGATCGCGGTGGAGCCGGGGCGCACCTACCGCCTGGGCGTGCGCTACCGCACGGCGGGCGGCGCGGCGATTGCGACGACCTGGGCAGGGGGCGGGCTGAAACTGGGCGCGTACACCTACGGACCCGACCAGAACACGCCGGTCGTCACGACCTACGGCACCCGGACGTTGACCGGAGCGGCGGCGTTCGAGAATGGCCTGCTGGAGTGGGATTTCACGATCCCTGCCGGGGCGGGCTGGCTGCGCCCGTTCGTTTTCCTGGAGTGCATCACCGCGCCAGCCACGATTGAGGTGAGTTTCCTGGAGGTCGTAGAGGTCGGAGTTGAGGACCTGACGCGGGAAGCCTGA
- a CDS encoding glycosyltransferase family 4 protein — protein MRRIVLWQPVHSPHQFALINALSRHEGQYDVVLVVSREVGEMRAGLNWGTEKYEHVQVHQAPSPAEIDLLVKHHPTESVHIFSGLEADAIGKAALNACIRHGAKVAIMAESPTHQGPTLKGLATRVKYARLAVRYRRFISHLFTIGAATPRFYESVGFKGVRMVPFGYYIDHPRRTPAPREGNTVRLLFVGRASPAKGGELLLNALAQVSGDWHLTLVTQGPERPTWETQVSRLGLSDRVQFTDFEANEQVQQRMANSDLLILPNTGKEGWGAVVNEALLQGTPVLCTTWTGAQDLVRAAPGGGKVVKPQLEDLKLGLQAFVDQGPRTSEMRATTSSWAQETISGAAAADLMVKSLLT, from the coding sequence ATGCGGCGAATCGTTCTCTGGCAACCCGTTCACAGCCCACATCAGTTCGCGCTGATCAACGCACTATCTCGGCATGAGGGGCAGTATGACGTCGTTCTGGTGGTCAGTCGAGAAGTGGGCGAGATGCGTGCCGGTTTGAACTGGGGCACAGAGAAATATGAGCACGTCCAGGTGCATCAAGCGCCCAGCCCTGCCGAGATTGATCTTCTGGTCAAGCATCACCCCACCGAAAGCGTTCATATTTTCTCTGGCCTGGAAGCAGATGCCATTGGGAAGGCGGCTTTGAACGCCTGCATCCGCCACGGCGCAAAAGTGGCCATCATGGCGGAATCCCCCACGCATCAGGGACCCACTCTGAAGGGGCTGGCCACGCGCGTAAAGTACGCACGCTTGGCTGTGCGGTACAGGCGCTTCATCTCTCATTTGTTCACCATTGGCGCAGCAACGCCACGCTTCTACGAATCGGTCGGATTCAAGGGAGTACGGATGGTGCCTTTCGGTTATTACATAGATCACCCCAGGCGCACCCCAGCCCCACGCGAGGGCAACACCGTCCGGCTGTTGTTCGTGGGCAGGGCCTCACCAGCGAAGGGCGGAGAACTTCTCCTGAACGCACTGGCGCAGGTGAGCGGTGACTGGCACTTGACTCTCGTGACCCAAGGCCCAGAGCGGCCCACCTGGGAGACGCAGGTGAGCCGCCTCGGGTTGAGTGACAGGGTTCAATTCACCGACTTCGAGGCTAACGAACAGGTGCAGCAACGTATGGCAAACAGCGACCTCCTCATCCTCCCGAATACGGGCAAGGAAGGTTGGGGCGCAGTGGTCAACGAGGCGCTGCTTCAGGGCACGCCGGTCCTCTGCACTACGTGGACTGGCGCGCAGGATTTGGTGCGTGCAGCACCCGGAGGCGGCAAGGTGGTCAAACCGCAGCTCGAAGACTTGAAGCTCGGGCTTCAGGCCTTTGTGGATCAAGGCCCTAGAACTTCCGAGATGCGAGCAACGACTTCAAGTTGGGCCCAGGAGACTATCTCTGGGGCCGCTGCCGCAGACCTTATGGTGAAGTCGCTCCTCACGTGA
- a CDS encoding O-antigen ligase family protein, with protein MTVAAPLPLPSVRVSFVGLCAPLAFVAALVPGGIFISVLLLLYLAFHGRALDALATLVLLTLSNPIMFTMTGLDLLRYVVLLTSLGLLWPGWKITDLNVAWSISLLAALIVFNSLVVSPIPSISLFKGGLLIFTLWTLFNTRKGDWDGFALRIDRAIPWYLLLSLPTLFIPSIGFARNGTGFQGLTNQPQAFGVISALLASWLIYRLWNVKAGLPLPIGLICAGVLLTSIILSEARTALLGLTAAFLFTWLIQMLRSARHLGLKILSSFLLIGAGVAATQTATFAYFLSKGTDASAPLEAASDSRGFLVERSLSNFQREPLLGIGFGIPSDVETAQVTYAPVVDIPISVALEKGVWVSATLEEQGVIGMGAIIILCLTLVVYAIKTGRYMGIPLLAFLLASNLGEMTMYSMGGLGLLLWLAVFAAFRIEDQSLPRSQ; from the coding sequence ATGACTGTTGCTGCGCCTCTGCCTTTGCCCAGTGTGCGGGTATCGTTCGTTGGGCTGTGTGCACCTCTGGCCTTCGTTGCAGCACTCGTTCCAGGCGGGATCTTCATTTCCGTCCTCCTCCTGCTGTACCTGGCTTTCCACGGCCGCGCCTTGGACGCCCTGGCCACGCTTGTCTTGCTGACGCTGTCCAATCCCATCATGTTCACCATGACCGGTCTTGACCTGCTCCGGTACGTTGTGCTGCTGACCAGTCTCGGTCTGCTGTGGCCCGGCTGGAAAATCACTGACCTCAATGTCGCGTGGAGTATATCGCTTCTGGCGGCTCTGATCGTTTTTAACAGCCTGGTCGTTTCTCCAATCCCCAGCATTTCGCTCTTTAAGGGCGGCCTTCTCATCTTCACCCTCTGGACGCTTTTCAATACCCGCAAAGGCGACTGGGATGGTTTCGCCCTCCGTATCGACCGGGCCATTCCCTGGTATCTCCTCCTGTCGCTGCCCACCCTGTTCATTCCCTCCATCGGCTTTGCACGCAATGGCACCGGCTTTCAGGGGCTGACCAATCAACCGCAAGCGTTCGGGGTAATTTCCGCCCTTCTGGCTTCCTGGCTGATCTATCGTCTCTGGAATGTCAAGGCAGGCCTGCCTCTTCCCATCGGCCTGATATGCGCTGGCGTGCTGCTGACAAGCATCATTCTGTCCGAGGCGCGCACAGCCCTTCTCGGCCTTACAGCCGCCTTTCTTTTCACCTGGCTGATTCAGATGCTTCGCAGTGCCAGGCATCTGGGCCTCAAAATCCTGTCCTCCTTCCTCCTAATCGGCGCAGGAGTTGCTGCCACTCAAACTGCCACCTTTGCCTACTTTTTATCCAAAGGAACGGATGCTTCAGCACCCCTTGAAGCAGCCAGCGATTCGAGAGGCTTCCTGGTCGAGAGGAGCCTGAGCAACTTCCAGCGTGAACCTCTCCTCGGCATTGGTTTCGGCATTCCTTCAGATGTTGAAACAGCCCAGGTAACTTATGCGCCAGTCGTTGACATCCCCATCAGCGTCGCTCTGGAGAAAGGCGTGTGGGTCAGTGCCACGCTAGAGGAACAGGGAGTCATAGGCATGGGGGCCATCATCATCCTGTGCCTCACGCTGGTGGTGTATGCCATCAAGACTGGTCGCTATATGGGTATTCCCCTGCTTGCCTTCCTGCTCGCCAGCAACCTGGGAGAAATGACCATGTACAGCATGGGCGGCCTGGGCCTGCTTCTGTGGCTTGCCGTGTTCGCGGCGTTCAGGATCGAAGACCAAAGCCTGCCACGCAGTCAGTAA
- a CDS encoding lipopolysaccharide biosynthesis protein, which yields MPILPAKLQVLRGSSVVKYGLTNLLPRSVAILSTLVITPLAIQKLGVLEYGLWALATLIPNLVSSPDFGITYGVVNEMGRVQHEKGNLMSERERLLGLARVLRLIALVWLCLGALGIGWYAFGPGTTPGVEPERMYAALMLALGIFVMGISPSLWGRVQLAQERGHEYVQWEGAGKVISFVSSLIVLWLVPNLFTLIVAALLPNVVMAMVNARRYIRNDLGPQTEPSWPLRRILQDNRRVFSAGKYYVAFQLTFLIGTAVDPFIVNGLLGAQDVTYLTVARRPFEALPLAVTLFSTALWPVFYRLNIANEIGQLKRLLGRITFGSVGILLLLSTLIVVLAGPIYGYLGQGKLIVNQVDLVWIAVQTLASTVILVFNNYMSAMDLLRSQMWVQIIASTAGLIAKYMALKYLGLSGYFPVASIVYVTLALLPMAWLTLRHLRVRQAELRRV from the coding sequence ATGCCGATCCTTCCAGCAAAACTTCAGGTCCTGCGGGGCAGCAGTGTCGTGAAGTACGGCCTGACCAACCTTCTGCCCAGGTCCGTTGCCATCCTGAGCACGTTGGTGATCACTCCTCTCGCCATTCAGAAGCTGGGCGTGCTGGAGTACGGATTATGGGCATTGGCGACCCTCATTCCCAACCTGGTGTCCTCCCCAGACTTCGGGATCACCTATGGAGTCGTGAACGAGATGGGCCGTGTACAGCATGAGAAGGGCAATCTCATGTCGGAGCGTGAGCGACTGCTTGGCCTGGCCAGAGTGCTCAGACTGATTGCTCTGGTGTGGCTGTGCCTCGGCGCGCTAGGAATAGGCTGGTACGCTTTCGGACCGGGTACGACTCCAGGGGTTGAACCTGAGCGGATGTACGCCGCCTTGATGCTGGCCCTGGGCATTTTCGTGATGGGCATCTCTCCGTCCCTGTGGGGGCGGGTGCAACTGGCACAGGAGCGTGGGCACGAATACGTTCAGTGGGAAGGGGCCGGAAAGGTCATTAGTTTTGTGTCCTCCCTTATCGTCCTGTGGCTCGTTCCCAACCTGTTTACGTTGATCGTGGCCGCCCTGCTGCCAAACGTAGTCATGGCGATGGTGAATGCTCGGCGGTACATACGAAATGATTTGGGTCCACAGACCGAGCCTTCATGGCCTCTGCGGCGCATCCTTCAGGACAACAGGCGCGTGTTCAGCGCAGGCAAGTACTACGTGGCTTTCCAATTAACATTCCTGATAGGAACTGCGGTCGATCCATTCATCGTGAACGGCCTCTTGGGCGCACAGGACGTGACATACCTGACCGTTGCTCGGCGACCCTTCGAGGCACTTCCCTTAGCGGTCACTTTGTTCTCCACGGCGCTTTGGCCTGTCTTTTACCGGTTGAATATCGCGAACGAAATTGGGCAGTTGAAACGCCTGCTGGGCAGAATCACGTTTGGTAGCGTCGGCATCCTGCTGCTCCTCAGCACTTTGATTGTTGTGCTGGCAGGGCCGATCTACGGTTACTTGGGACAGGGAAAGCTGATCGTCAATCAAGTGGATCTGGTATGGATCGCTGTGCAAACGCTCGCTTCGACCGTCATCCTGGTCTTTAACAATTACATGAGCGCAATGGACCTGCTGCGATCCCAGATGTGGGTGCAGATCATCGCTTCGACCGCTGGACTCATCGCGAAGTACATGGCGCTGAAGTACCTGGGGTTGTCGGGTTACTTCCCCGTGGCGAGTATCGTTTACGTGACGTTGGCGTTACTGCCTATGGCCTGGCTGACGCTCCGGCACCTGCGCGTCCGGCAGGCAGAACTGAGACGAGTATGA
- a CDS encoding IS3 family transposase (programmed frameshift), giving the protein MKGKKHTEEQIAFALKQAETGVSIGEICRKMGIAESTFYHWKKKFSGLGVSELRRLRQLEEENRKLKQLVADLSLDKVMLQDVIKFKALKPAQRHGLVTHLQDGYRVSERRACRVLRASRSTLRYLPRRPPNEPVIVQRMTEIAQTRVRYGYRRIHILMQREGWQINHKRLYRLYRQAGLNLRMKRPRRRVSAAHRAARTDPVKVNQVWSMDFVSDALFNGRRFRALTLLDVYSRECLAIHVDVSIRAERVVEIMRSVTSARGAPERIQVDNGSEFVSKALDLWAYEQRVTLDFSRPGRPQDNAHIESFNGSFRDECLNAHWFLSMEDAAEKIEDWRADYNVLRPHSALGNLAPGAFAALNAPTHRPSEPPT; this is encoded by the exons ATGAAGGGAAAGAAGCACACCGAAGAGCAGATCGCGTTCGCGCTCAAACAGGCTGAAACTGGCGTCTCTATCGGGGAAATCTGCCGGAAGATGGGCATCGCCGAATCGACCTTTTACCACTGGAAGAAGAAATTCAGTGGCCTGGGAGTCAGTGAACTGCGGCGCCTAAGGCAGCTTGAGGAGGAAAACCGCAAGCTCAAACAGCTGGTCGCAGACCTGAGCCTGGACAAAGTCATGCTGCAGGACGTCATCAAAT TCAAAGCTCTGAAGCCCGCCCAGCGTCACGGCCTGGTCACCCACCTTCAGGATGGGTATCGGGTCAGCGAGCGGCGGGCCTGCCGGGTGCTTCGCGCCTCGCGAAGCACCTTGAGGTACCTGCCACGACGTCCACCGAACGAGCCGGTGATCGTCCAGCGCATGACCGAGATCGCCCAGACCCGCGTCCGATACGGGTACCGGCGGATTCACATCCTGATGCAGCGGGAAGGCTGGCAGATCAATCACAAGCGCCTCTACCGGCTCTACCGACAGGCGGGGCTGAACCTCCGGATGAAGCGTCCCCGTCGGCGGGTGAGCGCGGCACACCGTGCCGCGCGAACAGATCCAGTGAAGGTGAACCAGGTGTGGTCGATGGATTTCGTTTCAGACGCGTTATTCAACGGCCGGCGGTTCAGAGCATTGACGCTGCTGGACGTGTATTCCCGAGAATGTCTGGCCATTCATGTGGACGTCAGCATCCGTGCCGAGCGGGTGGTGGAGATCATGCGTTCAGTCACGAGCGCTCGGGGGGCCCCCGAGCGCATCCAGGTGGACAATGGCAGTGAGTTCGTCAGTAAGGCCCTGGATTTGTGGGCCTACGAGCAGCGGGTGACACTGGATTTCTCCCGTCCTGGGCGCCCTCAGGACAATGCCCACATCGAATCGTTCAATGGGAGTTTCCGGGATGAGTGCCTGAATGCCCATTGGTTCCTGTCGATGGAGGATGCCGCGGAGAAGATCGAAGATTGGAGGGCCGACTATAATGTCCTCAGGCCGCATTCCGCGCTGGGAAATCTCGCTCCTGGAGCGTTCGCAGCGTTGAATGCACCGACCCACCGCCCGTCGGAGCCTCCAACCTGA
- a CDS encoding acyltransferase, with the protein MSRVKFLAAQRLIAQLPATRMFEQKRQLLRWAGVQVGGGTRIHSGAHFDTAHVVLGEDIWIGGGVFIGGNPGAPVVIEDNVDIAPRVMIITGSHEVGGATRRAGPGFSKGVTIGRGSWLGAGSLVMPGVTLGPGSIVAAGSVVTKDVPPNSLVAGVPARLVRALEE; encoded by the coding sequence ATGTCTCGCGTAAAGTTCCTGGCCGCGCAACGCTTGATCGCGCAGTTACCTGCAACCAGGATGTTCGAGCAGAAGCGTCAGTTGCTCCGGTGGGCAGGAGTGCAAGTTGGTGGCGGCACCAGGATTCATAGCGGTGCTCATTTCGATACGGCCCATGTTGTGCTGGGCGAAGATATTTGGATTGGTGGCGGTGTGTTCATCGGCGGGAATCCAGGAGCGCCCGTGGTCATTGAGGACAATGTCGACATCGCGCCGCGCGTGATGATCATCACAGGCAGTCATGAGGTGGGAGGCGCGACCCGGCGAGCTGGTCCAGGATTTTCTAAGGGCGTGACGATCGGGAGAGGGAGTTGGCTGGGCGCCGGTTCGTTAGTGATGCCAGGTGTGACTCTGGGGCCTGGTTCCATTGTTGCCGCAGGCAGTGTCGTCACGAAGGATGTCCCACCGAACTCTTTAGTGGCGGGTGTACCGGCCCGGCTGGTGCGGGCGTTGGAAGAGTAA